GGGGCGCGATGATTCCGCCCATCTCGGTCACGGCGGTCATGTTGCGCAGGTGGGCGAGGGTCAGCGGGGTTTCGCGGGCCATCAGCACCAAGGTGCGGCGTTCCTTGAGGGTGACGTCGGCGGCGCGGCCGATCAGCCCGGAAGACGTGCCGGTGGCGATCTCCGCCAGCGTGCGCATCGAACACGGCGCGACCACCATGCCCAGGCAGCGAAACGAACCGCTGGCGATCCCGGCCGCGACGTCATCGGCGCGGTGGTAGTGGCTGGCAAGCGCAGTGACATCGGCCAGTTTGTAATCGGTCTCGTGGGCCATGGTCAGCAGCGCGGCGCGGCTGATGATCAGGTGGCTTTCGATCTCCAGTTCGGCGAGCAATTGCAAAAGACGCACGCCGTAGATGAAGCCGGACGCGCCGCTGATGCCGACCACCATCCGCCGACGGTTCACGATGCCAGACCCTTGAGCAATTGCCGGGCACGTTCGAGCACGTCCTGATCGAGCTGCGCCTTGATCCCGTCGAAGCCCGAGCCACGGGTGGCGTCCAGGCCCATGCGCGAAGTGGTGCCGTTGACCGAGGATGACGGGTCCAGCGGGCTGCCGGGCAAGCCGTCGATCATGAACAGGTCCAGATGCGGCTGGAAATGCGCGGCCAGTGCCCACAACACCTGGCTGTCGTCGGTGATATCGATATCGCTGTCCACCGCGATCACGCTTTTCAGATAAGGATCCCAGCCGAGCAGGGCCAGCATGATCTGCCGCGCCTCGCCGTCGCGGCTTTGATCCAGCGCCACGTAGCAATGAAAGTGGGTGCCGGAGTTCGGATAATGCACGGCGGTGACGGCAGGGAAACGCGCCTTGAGTTTTTCGCTCATTTCCGCTTCGCGCGGTAGCCGCGCCAGTGTCAGGTGTTCGGCGTAGCGGCCGCCCATCACGTCCACCAGCCAGGCGTCCTTGCGCCGCAACAGGGTGTCGACGCGCAGCACGTTGTTGGTCGAACGATCCGAGGAATATCCGCTGAACTCGCCGAACGGGCCTTCCTCGGCGTAGGCCGTCGGGTCGATGGCGCCTTCGAGGACGAACTCGGCGTATGCCGGGACGCCGATGCCATAGCGCGGGGTCTTGACCAGTTCCAGCGGTGCGCCGAACAAGCCGCCGGCGACGGCGCGTTCATCGCTGCCGTAGGGTAAACGCGCTGCCGCCGCGAGCATGAACAACGGATGTGCACCGACCACCATCGCCACGCGCAATTCTTCGCCGCGCTCACGGGCGGTCTGCAGCATCCGCCACAGGTGTCCGCGCGAGTGCAGGCTGGTCGCCAGGGACTGGCGCGCGTGGCGCATCGAGCGGTGGTAGCTCATGTTGGCGATGCCGGTCAGCGGGTCCTCGGCGATGATGATCGCGTTGGTGATGTACGGCCCGCGATCGCTGTCGAAATGCTTGAGCATCGGCAGCAGCGCCAGATCTACGGCTTCGCCTTCGAACACTTCATCAAGCACGGGGCCGCTTTCCACGTAGCGCGGGGCGATGGGCTGGTTGGCGCGGCGCTGGAAGGTTTCGTGCAGTTGTGCCGGGGTGACATCGAACAACCGGGCAATGCGGGTGCGGGAGGCGAACAGGTTAGTTGCCACCGTTACCTTGAGGCCGCCGACGTTTTCGCAGATCAGCAACGGATCGCGACCCTGTGCGGCGAGGGCATCGACCAGGGCGGTGATGTCCTGATCGGCAGAAACGGGTTGGGTGATGGTCAGCACATCGTCCGGGTATTCACGGCGATAGGCGTCGATGAACACGTGAAAATCCTGAGAATCGCCGAGCGTCGAACGGGTCATGGTTTCACCTCGTAAAAAGCAGGCACGCAGGGGTGAGAGGGCGTTCGATCGAGCAGCCGTTGGCCTGCCGGTCGAGGGAACGCCGGGTCATCTTCGTGCCTGTAAAGTCGCTGTGTAACTGTCGTAACACGGCCCCAATGTGGGAGCGGGCTTGCTCGCGAATGCGGTGGATCAGCCACCTTCATTGTTGAATGACGCACCGCTTTCGCGAGCGAGCCCGCTCCCACATGGATTGTGTGTGGCTACAAGTACGTGGTGGTCAGGCGAATATCCGCCTCAACCAGATCCTTCGGCGGTGGCGTCGGTTCGATCCCACACAACCGGGCGATGTTGTTGCCCAGGTAGTCCTCCAGATGATCCTCATCGATGCCCAAGCCCTGCGGTGCCGGTGAGCACAACACCTCCAGTTCGCGCAGCCACATGCCCGGTTCGTTCGGCGGCGAGTCGGTGCCGAACACGATCTTGTTGCGCGGCAGCTCCTTGGCGAATTCGACGATCCGCGACTGGAAGCACCAACCCGATTCGCAGTACACGTTCGGCGTGTCCATCGCCATCCAGAACGCCTCGAACGAGTAGTTGCCGCCGGTCTGGATGCCGAAGTGGCCGATGATGAAATTGACCATCGGGAACTCACGGATGATCGGGTAGAACATCGTCGGAATGGTGTACGGGCCGTCGCCGGTATGGATCAGCACCACGATGTTGTACTTGGCGCAGACTTTCATCGCCGGACGCAACCAGTCCAGCGCCCGATCCGGGCGATAGCCGTGCATGTTGGCGTGCAGCTTGAGCATCTTGAAGCCGTATTCCTTGATGTGGAATTCCAGCTCCGCCGCACCGTTTTCCGGTCCCCAGCGCGGGTTGAAGTTGAAGTTGCCGATGAAGCGATCCGGGTACTTCACACAGAGTTCGGCGACATACGACATGTAGTCGCGCACGCCCTCGCGGCCCCGGCGGTTACCGTCGCGATAACCGGTGTTGCCCGGTGGCGGCTGGATGAAACCCATGTCGATGCGGCGCGGTTTGCCGTTGATCATGTACGGGCCGTCCATCAGTTTGAGCATGCGCTCGCCGGTGAACGGTTCGCCGGTGTGGCGCCAGGCCTCGTCGACCAGATTGGTGGGGTGCAGATGGGTGTCGATGATCATCGGTTCAGCTCCTGGCCAGTTGCGTGGTGACGGGGCGCTTGAGTTGCGCCTCTGCTTCGGAAACGGAACGCGGCGGCGGGGTCGGTTCGAGGCCGATCATCCGCGCGGTGTTGTTGCCCAGGTATTCCTCGAGGGTGTCTTCGTCGAGGTTCAGGCCTTGCGGCGGCTCGTGGCACAGCACTTCGAGCAGGCGCAGCCACATGCCCGGTTCGTTCGGCGGGGTGTCGGTGCCGAACAGGATCTTGTGCGTTGGCAAGACCTTGGCGAACTCGACGATCCGCGATTGCAGGCACCAGCCGGATTCGCAATAGACGTTGGGCAGTTCCATCGCCCATTGCATCGGTTCGAACACGTAGACCCCGCCGGTCTGCACGCCGAAGTGGGCCATGATGAAATTCACGTTGGGGAATTCCTTGATCATCGGCACCCATTCCGAGGGGATGCTGTACGGGCCGTCACCGGTGTGCAGCTTGACCGGAATACCTAGCTCGGCGCACTTCTCGAAGCATGGGCGCACCCAGTCCAGTGCACGATCAGGCCGGTAGGCGTGCATATTGGCCTGCATCTGCACCATCTTGAAACCGTGCTCCTTGACGTAGCGCTCGATCGCCTCGACGCCGTTTTCCACACCGCAGCGCGGGTTGTAGACGAAGCAGCCGATGAAACGATCGGGGTAGGTCTGCACCATTTTCAGGGTGTAGGCCATGTAGGCGTCGATGGATTCACGGCCCGAGAGTTCGCCGTCGGTCCAGGTGTAAATGGTGTTGCCCTGCGGCGGCTGGATGAAGGCTTTGTCGATCCGGCGAGGTTTGCCGTTGACCATGTACGGGCCATCCATCATCTCCAGCAAACGCTCGCCGGTGAACGGGTCACCGTCATGCCTCCAGGCGAGGTCCACGAGATCCGTGGGATAGCAGCTGATATCGATGATCATTGAAGTCGATCTCCTGATAGCGGGGAAGGGAGCCTTGCGGCTCTCGGCATCCACGCCCCGGGCTATCGGCCATTTCTATGCGCAGCACTCGCGCATTCCCTCGCCTGTTCGCATCCGGCCCGGGTGGGTGGTTGCTGAGGGCGAGTATTGGAAGGCGGGGGAGGGTTCGTACAATATTAATTGGGTGGGGTGGTGATACTTCTGGGATATGGGCCTTGGATCAAGAGCCTTGCCCTCACCCTAGCCCTCTCCCGGAGGGAGAGGGAACCTACGGAGGTGTCTTTCGGTTTACATCGACCTGAAAGATCCAGTCGATTATGGATTCACAGCTGAGCTTTCACGTCGGCGTAATTCGTCAATATTCCCCAATCGGTCCCCTCTACCTCTGGGAGAGGGCTAGGGTGAGGGCAGCGTTCTCAAGCGTACACAGAGCCAACTGTTTGATGACCTCAACCACCGGCGCCACACGCTCGGCCTGCCCATGCGGCCAAACCGCATACAGGTTGTAATGCGCAGCAATCTGCGCCTCGTTCAACGCCACCAGCCGCCCATTGCGCAACGCATCGGCGGCGAGTAAACCGCGCACCAGCCCGGCACCAACCCCGGCTTCGGCAGCCGCAATCAGGTTCGCCGCATTATCGAAAATCACCCGCGCCGCTGGCTCTACCGGGGGCATTCCGGCCGCATCCAGCCACGGTATCCACGAGCGCCGCGTATAGCCCAACAGCGGCAATTCAAGGATCTGCGCCGGGCTCAGCGGCAACTGCAAACCATAGCGCTCAAGCAGCGCCGGTGAAGCCA
The Pseudomonas fluorescens genome window above contains:
- a CDS encoding UbiX family flavin prenyltransferase, whose protein sequence is MVVGISGASGFIYGVRLLQLLAELEIESHLIISRAALLTMAHETDYKLADVTALASHYHRADDVAAGIASGSFRCLGMVVAPCSMRTLAEIATGTSSGLIGRAADVTLKERRTLVLMARETPLTLAHLRNMTAVTEMGGIIAPPVPAFYARPESLAQMVDHSLGRVLDLFGLDAGVATRWKEHREPCGSGLARECGGSFNNDGG
- a CDS encoding amidohydrolase family protein codes for the protein MIIDISCYPTDLVDLAWRHDGDPFTGERLLEMMDGPYMVNGKPRRIDKAFIQPPQGNTIYTWTDGELSGRESIDAYMAYTLKMVQTYPDRFIGCFVYNPRCGVENGVEAIERYVKEHGFKMVQMQANMHAYRPDRALDWVRPCFEKCAELGIPVKLHTGDGPYSIPSEWVPMIKEFPNVNFIMAHFGVQTGGVYVFEPMQWAMELPNVYCESGWCLQSRIVEFAKVLPTHKILFGTDTPPNEPGMWLRLLEVLCHEPPQGLNLDEDTLEEYLGNNTARMIGLEPTPPPRSVSEAEAQLKRPVTTQLARS
- a CDS encoding UbiD family decarboxylase, encoding MTRSTLGDSQDFHVFIDAYRREYPDDVLTITQPVSADQDITALVDALAAQGRDPLLICENVGGLKVTVATNLFASRTRIARLFDVTPAQLHETFQRRANQPIAPRYVESGPVLDEVFEGEAVDLALLPMLKHFDSDRGPYITNAIIIAEDPLTGIANMSYHRSMRHARQSLATSLHSRGHLWRMLQTARERGEELRVAMVVGAHPLFMLAAAARLPYGSDERAVAGGLFGAPLELVKTPRYGIGVPAYAEFVLEGAIDPTAYAEEGPFGEFSGYSSDRSTNNVLRVDTLLRRKDAWLVDVMGGRYAEHLTLARLPREAEMSEKLKARFPAVTAVHYPNSGTHFHCYVALDQSRDGEARQIMLALLGWDPYLKSVIAVDSDIDITDDSQVLWALAAHFQPHLDLFMIDGLPGSPLDPSSSVNGTTSRMGLDATRGSGFDGIKAQLDQDVLERARQLLKGLAS
- a CDS encoding amidohydrolase family protein, coding for MIIDTHLHPTNLVDEAWRHTGEPFTGERMLKLMDGPYMINGKPRRIDMGFIQPPPGNTGYRDGNRRGREGVRDYMSYVAELCVKYPDRFIGNFNFNPRWGPENGAAELEFHIKEYGFKMLKLHANMHGYRPDRALDWLRPAMKVCAKYNIVVLIHTGDGPYTIPTMFYPIIREFPMVNFIIGHFGIQTGGNYSFEAFWMAMDTPNVYCESGWCFQSRIVEFAKELPRNKIVFGTDSPPNEPGMWLRELEVLCSPAPQGLGIDEDHLEDYLGNNIARLCGIEPTPPPKDLVEADIRLTTTYL